In Jeotgalibaca arthritidis, a single genomic region encodes these proteins:
- a CDS encoding acetyl-CoA carboxylase biotin carboxylase subunit, translated as MLKKVLIANRGEIAVRIIRACHEMEIQTVAVYSEADREALHTQLATEAICIGPARASDSYLNMTSILSAAVVTGAQAIHPGFGFLSENSIFATMCEEMNIKFIGPKAETIDLMGNKSNARNAMIEASVPVIPGSKDYIETHQQAAEKAKELGYPVILKAAAGGGGKGMRKVMAEAELQALFSQAKAEAKAAFGDDRMYIEKIITPARHIEVQILADEHGNVIHLGERDCSLQRNHQKVLEESPSTYISDQTRQEMGETAVRAAQHVGYVNAGTIEFLVDTDEKFYFMEMNTRIQVEHPVTEMATGIDIVKEQLRIASGLPMAIQQEDVTLTGHTIECRINAENPAEGFRPSSGTIDYLFLPSGGNGLRVESAMYGGYQIPPFYDSMIAKIVTKGENREEAIAKMKRALQELVIHGVETNQYFQEAILEDERFVSGDFDTDYLQASFLQHWQPSQHD; from the coding sequence ATGCTAAAAAAAGTATTGATAGCTAATCGGGGGGAAATCGCCGTTCGAATTATTCGAGCGTGCCACGAAATGGAAATCCAGACGGTTGCTGTCTACTCTGAGGCAGACCGTGAGGCATTGCATACCCAACTCGCAACAGAGGCCATCTGTATTGGTCCTGCTCGAGCAAGTGACTCTTACTTGAATATGACCAGCATCTTAAGTGCTGCTGTTGTCACGGGCGCACAAGCCATCCATCCAGGATTTGGTTTCTTATCCGAAAATAGTATTTTTGCAACAATGTGTGAAGAAATGAATATTAAATTTATCGGACCTAAAGCAGAGACGATTGATTTAATGGGAAACAAATCAAACGCACGAAATGCCATGATTGAAGCTTCGGTACCTGTTATTCCAGGTAGTAAAGACTACATTGAAACACATCAACAAGCTGCTGAAAAAGCCAAAGAATTAGGTTATCCTGTTATTCTAAAAGCTGCAGCTGGTGGTGGTGGTAAGGGTATGCGTAAGGTTATGGCTGAAGCAGAACTTCAAGCGCTCTTTTCTCAAGCTAAAGCAGAGGCTAAAGCAGCTTTTGGTGACGACCGGATGTATATTGAAAAAATTATCACTCCTGCTCGCCATATTGAAGTTCAAATTTTAGCAGATGAGCATGGTAACGTTATTCACTTAGGTGAACGTGATTGTTCATTACAACGTAATCACCAAAAGGTTCTTGAGGAGTCACCGTCCACTTATATTTCTGACCAAACACGTCAAGAAATGGGCGAAACGGCTGTTCGAGCTGCTCAACATGTGGGTTACGTTAATGCTGGAACGATTGAGTTTTTAGTCGATACAGATGAAAAATTCTACTTTATGGAAATGAATACCCGTATTCAAGTAGAGCACCCTGTAACAGAAATGGCAACAGGGATTGATATTGTCAAAGAACAACTTCGAATCGCAAGTGGCTTACCAATGGCGATCCAACAAGAAGATGTGACGTTGACAGGACATACCATCGAATGCCGAATTAATGCAGAAAATCCAGCTGAAGGATTCCGTCCATCATCTGGTACAATCGATTATCTCTTTTTACCAAGTGGTGGAAACGGCTTAAGGGTAGAAAGTGCGATGTACGGTGGTTATCAGATTCCTCCGTTCTACGATTCAATGATTGCCAAAATCGTAACAAAAGGTGAAAATCGTGAAGAAGCCATTGCAAAAATGAAACGTGCGCTACAAGAGCTAGTCATCCATGGTGTTGAAACCAATCAATATTTCCAAGAAGCAATTTTGGAGGATGAGCGTTTTGTTTCAGGTGATTTTGATACCGATTATTTACAAGCATCCTTTTTACAACATTGGCAACCTTCTCAACATGATTAA
- the fabT gene encoding fatty acid biosynthesis transcriptional regulator FabT has product MSHSIEQINSYLVSIFNEVLDIEEDALRTSNFTDLSISEMHTLEAIGMYSEHTSSEVAKKLSITAGTLSVAINSLVKKDYVVRQRMENDRRVIKLGLTKKGKLVYRLHEKFHREMVKRTIEGMDDEEVEVLLRGLSNLHSFLFELVESIGKR; this is encoded by the coding sequence TTGAGTCATTCTATCGAACAAATCAATTCATATTTAGTTTCGATTTTCAACGAAGTTCTTGATATTGAAGAAGATGCATTGCGAACAAGTAATTTTACTGATTTATCAATTAGCGAAATGCATACACTTGAAGCAATCGGTATGTATTCAGAGCATACATCGTCTGAAGTTGCTAAGAAACTGAGTATTACTGCCGGTACCTTGTCCGTTGCTATCAACAGTCTCGTTAAAAAAGACTATGTTGTCAGACAACGTATGGAAAATGATCGCAGGGTTATTAAACTAGGTCTGACTAAAAAAGGTAAGCTTGTCTATCGTCTTCATGAAAAGTTCCATCGTGAAATGGTGAAACGAACAATTGAAGGTATGGATGACGAAGAAGTGGAAGTACTATTACGAGGTTTGAGTAACCTCCACAGTTTCTTATTCGAACTGGTTGAAAGTATTGGGAAAAGGTAA
- a CDS encoding acyl carrier protein, which translates to MTFEKIQAIIVDQLDKDEAEVTLTTNFREDLDADSLDLFQIINDIEDEFDIKIESDEGINTVEDLVKYVDAQLA; encoded by the coding sequence ATGACATTCGAAAAAATTCAAGCAATTATTGTAGACCAATTGGACAAAGATGAAGCAGAAGTAACATTAACAACTAACTTCCGTGAAGATTTAGACGCAGACAGCTTAGACTTATTCCAAATCATCAACGATATCGAAGATGAATTTGATATTAAAATCGAAAGCGACGAAGGAATCAACACTGTAGAAGACTTAGTAAAATATGTTGATGCACAATTAGCATAA
- the accD gene encoding acetyl-CoA carboxylase, carboxyltransferase subunit beta gives MKLFRKRPYISLEPATLQEEVQKPVVPEGLWEKCPNCKKTIYSKDLGTEKICPHCQYNFRISSEERIQLIVDDGSFEEWDAVMPVENPLDFPGYEDKIKATKEKAQIDEAVVTGRAVIKGQSTVLCVMDSNFFMGSMGKNVGEKLTRAFERALDSQLPIIVFTASGGARMQEGILSLMQMAKVSTAVANHSKAGLLYITVLTDPTTGGVTASFAQQGDIILAEPGATVGFAGKRVIEQTIKASLPEGFQTAEHVLEKGFIDHIVPRKELRSELGFLLAIHSNEEMRVQHD, from the coding sequence ATGAAACTATTTCGAAAACGTCCATACATATCTTTAGAACCAGCCACTCTTCAAGAGGAGGTTCAAAAGCCGGTCGTGCCGGAAGGTCTCTGGGAAAAATGTCCAAATTGTAAAAAAACCATTTACAGCAAGGACTTAGGAACAGAAAAAATTTGTCCTCATTGCCAGTATAACTTTAGAATTTCATCTGAAGAAAGGATTCAACTGATTGTAGATGATGGCTCATTTGAAGAATGGGACGCAGTGATGCCAGTTGAAAACCCTCTAGACTTTCCTGGTTATGAAGATAAAATTAAGGCGACAAAAGAAAAAGCTCAAATCGACGAAGCAGTTGTGACGGGTCGAGCTGTTATTAAAGGACAATCAACGGTTTTATGTGTGATGGACTCCAACTTCTTTATGGGGAGTATGGGTAAGAACGTCGGTGAGAAATTAACGCGCGCTTTTGAACGCGCATTAGACTCTCAATTACCGATTATTGTCTTCACAGCATCTGGTGGTGCCCGTATGCAGGAAGGGATTCTATCCTTGATGCAGATGGCGAAAGTCAGCACAGCTGTAGCAAATCATAGTAAAGCAGGCTTGTTGTATATAACAGTCTTAACGGATCCAACAACGGGTGGTGTAACCGCAAGTTTTGCTCAACAAGGTGATATTATTTTAGCTGAACCTGGAGCAACAGTTGGTTTCGCTGGTAAACGTGTGATTGAGCAAACAATCAAAGCATCTCTGCCAGAAGGTTTCCAGACAGCAGAGCATGTCTTAGAAAAAGGCTTTATCGACCATATTGTTCCTCGAAAAGAACTCCGTTCAGAGCTTGGCTTTTTATTAGCCATTCACAGTAACGAAGAAATGAGGGTACAACATGACTGA
- the fabK gene encoding enoyl-[acyl-carrier-protein] reductase FabK has protein sequence MKSVLCEMLGIDYPIVQGAMAWVADADLASAVSNAGGLGLIGTGHDTVDVVNHKIADMKAKTNRPFGVNIMLLNQHVEEVVDAVCASGVKVVTTGAGSPGKYMDKFKAAGISVIPVVASVALARRMEKEGADAIIVEGMEAGGHIGKATTMALLPQVVDAVSVPVIAAGGIGDGRGMAAALMLGAAGIQVGTRFVVAHESNAHANFKQSIIKAKDIDTVVTGQITGHPVRVLRNKLTREYLQAEKEETSKEHPNFERLEKLAEGALKRAVVDGDKNSGSMMAGQIAGLIKKEETCKEIIEDYMTGCRDSISKQAGLWS, from the coding sequence ATGAAATCTGTTTTATGTGAAATGTTGGGGATTGACTATCCAATCGTACAAGGTGCAATGGCATGGGTTGCCGATGCTGATCTAGCAAGTGCAGTTTCTAACGCCGGTGGCCTTGGTTTAATTGGAACGGGTCATGATACCGTAGATGTTGTCAACCACAAGATTGCTGACATGAAAGCAAAGACTAATCGACCATTTGGTGTAAACATTATGTTATTAAACCAACACGTTGAAGAAGTCGTTGATGCAGTATGTGCTTCTGGTGTAAAAGTTGTTACAACTGGCGCTGGAAGTCCAGGTAAATACATGGACAAGTTTAAGGCTGCTGGAATAAGTGTTATTCCAGTAGTCGCTTCTGTTGCCCTGGCTAGACGTATGGAAAAAGAAGGTGCAGATGCGATTATCGTTGAAGGTATGGAAGCAGGCGGACATATTGGGAAGGCAACAACCATGGCTTTATTGCCTCAAGTGGTTGACGCTGTCAGTGTGCCAGTTATTGCTGCCGGCGGAATCGGTGATGGTAGAGGGATGGCAGCGGCACTTATGCTAGGAGCTGCTGGTATTCAAGTAGGGACACGTTTTGTTGTTGCTCATGAATCAAACGCCCATGCTAACTTTAAACAATCCATTATAAAAGCTAAAGATATCGATACAGTTGTGACTGGTCAAATTACTGGCCATCCTGTGCGTGTATTACGCAACAAACTAACTCGTGAATATTTACAAGCAGAAAAAGAAGAAACTAGTAAAGAACATCCAAACTTTGAACGCTTAGAGAAATTAGCAGAGGGTGCTTTAAAACGTGCCGTTGTTGATGGCGATAAAAACAGTGGTTCAATGATGGCTGGACAAATTGCTGGTCTAATTAAAAAAGAAGAAACATGTAAGGAAATCATCGAAGACTACATGACTGGCTGTCGAGATTCTATCTCAAAGCAAGCAGGTCTGTGGTCATAA
- the fabZ gene encoding 3-hydroxyacyl-ACP dehydratase FabZ produces MSLLSAQEVMDIIPNRYPIFFIDKVEELTPGEHIVCYKNVTINEPFFQGHFPGEPVMPGVLIVEALAQAGSIPLLKLDEFEGQTAYLGGLNKVKFRQKVVPGDVLRLQVDIVKLKKYAGIGYGQAFVGDKKVCEVEMTFIIGR; encoded by the coding sequence ATGAGCTTATTAAGTGCACAAGAAGTTATGGATATCATTCCTAACCGTTACCCGATCTTTTTTATCGATAAAGTTGAAGAATTAACACCTGGAGAGCATATCGTTTGTTATAAAAACGTAACAATCAACGAACCATTCTTCCAAGGACATTTCCCAGGCGAGCCAGTTATGCCAGGTGTTTTAATTGTTGAAGCTTTGGCACAAGCGGGATCAATTCCATTGTTGAAATTGGATGAATTTGAAGGACAAACAGCTTACTTAGGTGGATTAAACAAAGTTAAATTCCGCCAAAAAGTAGTTCCTGGTGATGTGTTGCGTTTACAAGTTGACATCGTTAAACTTAAAAAATACGCTGGTATTGGTTATGGCCAAGCATTTGTTGGCGATAAAAAAGTTTGTGAAGTTGAAATGACATTTATTATTGGGAGATAA
- a CDS encoding beta-ketoacyl-ACP synthase III, whose product MGIKITTTGHYLPPHIVSNHDLTAFLDTSDEWIKKRTGISQRYISTGENTSELAAKAANVILEKRGISSEEIDFIILATMTPDASSPSTACLVQEKIGATNAFCFDINAACSGFVYALSTACHLMRSGMYKKGLVLGAETMSKIVNWEDRSTAVLFGDGAGGLLLEESETDHFVAEDLHSDGSRFIALTADDKKVTNPFAAATDDVVTAKQYLQMDGRGIFDFVIRSVPKTITDVVAKGNLVKEDIDWVVAHQANIRLLEAISKKVKLPLSKFASNIAETGNTSAASIPVLLSQMVDSGQVAIGDGSHILFTGFGGGLTWGSIIIKL is encoded by the coding sequence ATGGGAATTAAGATCACAACAACCGGACATTATTTACCGCCACATATTGTGTCAAATCATGACTTAACTGCTTTTCTAGATACAAGCGATGAGTGGATAAAGAAAAGAACAGGCATTTCCCAACGATACATTTCAACTGGAGAAAATACTTCTGAATTAGCAGCGAAAGCCGCTAATGTTATTTTAGAAAAAAGAGGTATCTCTAGCGAAGAAATTGATTTTATTATTTTGGCAACCATGACACCTGATGCATCCAGTCCGTCAACAGCTTGCTTGGTCCAAGAAAAAATTGGTGCCACAAATGCATTCTGTTTCGATATTAATGCAGCTTGTTCAGGATTTGTTTATGCTCTATCAACTGCTTGTCATTTAATGAGAAGTGGGATGTATAAAAAAGGACTTGTCCTTGGGGCAGAAACAATGTCAAAAATTGTAAATTGGGAAGACCGTTCAACGGCTGTTCTATTTGGAGATGGCGCTGGTGGTTTATTACTGGAAGAATCAGAGACAGATCATTTTGTCGCTGAGGACTTACATTCAGATGGCTCACGCTTCATTGCGTTAACTGCTGATGATAAGAAGGTAACTAATCCATTTGCAGCTGCAACCGATGACGTTGTAACAGCAAAGCAGTACTTACAAATGGATGGCAGAGGCATTTTTGACTTTGTAATCCGCAGTGTTCCGAAAACAATTACTGATGTAGTTGCGAAAGGAAATCTAGTTAAAGAAGATATTGACTGGGTGGTTGCCCACCAAGCAAATATTCGTCTACTAGAAGCAATCAGTAAAAAGGTTAAGCTACCCTTATCTAAATTCGCATCAAATATTGCGGAGACAGGTAATACATCTGCAGCAAGCATACCTGTTCTACTCAGCCAAATGGTTGATTCAGGACAAGTGGCAATTGGAGATGGCAGTCACATCTTATTTACTGGTTTTGGTGGTGGCCTCACTTGGGGTTCCATCATTATCAAACTATAA
- the accB gene encoding acetyl-CoA carboxylase biotin carboxyl carrier protein: MEFENIKELVSLIDDSSLTEFEYVQDGTALRLSKNTTPSFSKEAVIETKVETTATEQVAPKQETVVVNTESTVVAAKEGKVITSPIVGVVYLQANPESDAYVSEGDQVSEGQVVCLVEAMKIMNEIKSEYTGKVVEILVENESIVEYNQPLFRIV, encoded by the coding sequence GTGGAATTCGAAAATATTAAAGAGCTTGTTTCCTTAATTGATGACTCATCTTTAACAGAATTTGAATATGTTCAAGACGGTACAGCGCTACGCTTATCAAAAAATACAACACCTTCATTTTCTAAAGAAGCAGTCATTGAAACAAAAGTAGAAACAACTGCTACAGAGCAAGTTGCTCCTAAACAAGAAACGGTTGTTGTCAATACAGAATCAACAGTTGTTGCAGCTAAAGAAGGAAAAGTGATTACTTCTCCAATCGTAGGTGTCGTATACTTACAAGCAAATCCTGAGTCAGATGCATATGTTTCTGAGGGAGATCAAGTGAGTGAAGGCCAAGTTGTCTGCTTAGTTGAAGCAATGAAAATTATGAACGAAATTAAATCAGAATACACTGGTAAAGTGGTTGAAATTCTTGTAGAAAACGAATCAATTGTTGAATACAACCAACCATTATTCCGTATTGTCTAA
- a CDS encoding DUF2187 family protein yields MAKKIPEETKTMIETQLRKGTSNSRIASLLGVSYEDALKVVDTIKESIRPDVGDEIRFTFRDHKMVGTIQKLLTNSAVVEINWEQSSEVMKDICEDKTIVNFKDIDEFMNTEE; encoded by the coding sequence ATGGCTAAAAAGATTCCTGAAGAAACAAAAACGATGATTGAGACTCAACTACGAAAGGGTACAAGTAATTCTCGAATTGCGAGTTTACTAGGTGTTTCTTACGAGGATGCCCTAAAGGTTGTAGATACGATTAAAGAGTCGATTAGGCCGGATGTAGGGGATGAGATTCGCTTTACTTTTCGGGACCACAAGATGGTTGGTACAATCCAAAAACTATTGACTAATAGTGCGGTAGTTGAAATCAACTGGGAACAATCATCGGAAGTAATGAAGGACATTTGTGAAGATAAAACAATTGTTAACTTCAAAGATATTGATGAATTTATGAATACAGAAGAGTAA
- the fabF gene encoding beta-ketoacyl-ACP synthase II, whose amino-acid sequence MNRVVITGMGAITPLGNTVEAFWDGIKNGKNGIAPITRFDASETGISVAAEVKDFDPKLYMDRKEFKRMDLYSQYAVAAAVQAVEDAKLNVEEIDANRFGVIIGSGIGGLNEMESGIIKMHNKGPKRVPPMFVPMTIGNMAAGNTSIKVGAKGISLDIVTACASATNSIGEAYRNIKHGYSDLILAGGSEGTICEIGIAGFAALTALSESTDPDRASIPFDKERNGFVMGEGAGVLLLESLEHAQKRGATILAEVVGYGSNSDAYHMTAPSVDGSGAGTAMKMAIEDAGITAMDIDYINAHGTSTPANDSSETKAIKYALGEEAAAKVAISSSKSMTGHLLGAAGGIESVVCVKAIQDDFLPPTIGLKEQDENCDLDYIANTGRAKEVRYALNNSLGFGGHNAVLCFKKWEEA is encoded by the coding sequence ATGAATCGCGTAGTAATTACAGGTATGGGCGCAATTACGCCATTAGGAAATACGGTAGAAGCATTCTGGGATGGTATTAAGAATGGTAAAAATGGTATCGCACCAATTACAAGATTTGATGCATCAGAAACAGGGATTTCTGTAGCAGCTGAAGTGAAAGATTTCGATCCTAAATTATATATGGACCGTAAAGAATTCAAACGTATGGATCTATACTCACAATATGCCGTTGCAGCTGCTGTTCAAGCAGTAGAAGATGCAAAGTTGAATGTTGAAGAAATCGATGCTAATCGTTTTGGTGTTATTATTGGATCTGGTATCGGCGGATTAAATGAGATGGAATCAGGCATTATTAAAATGCATAACAAGGGACCAAAACGTGTACCACCAATGTTCGTACCAATGACAATTGGTAACATGGCTGCTGGTAATACATCAATTAAAGTAGGCGCTAAAGGAATCAGCTTAGATATCGTTACAGCGTGTGCATCAGCAACAAACTCAATTGGTGAAGCTTACCGCAACATTAAACACGGTTACTCGGATCTTATCTTAGCAGGTGGATCAGAAGGAACGATTTGTGAAATTGGTATTGCAGGATTTGCTGCTCTAACAGCTTTATCTGAAAGTACTGATCCAGACCGCGCATCAATTCCATTTGACAAAGAGCGTAATGGCTTTGTTATGGGTGAAGGAGCAGGAGTTCTTCTTCTAGAAAGTTTAGAACATGCTCAAAAACGTGGCGCAACTATTTTGGCAGAGGTTGTTGGTTATGGTAGCAACTCAGATGCTTATCATATGACAGCTCCATCTGTTGATGGTAGTGGTGCAGGAACAGCAATGAAAATGGCAATTGAAGATGCTGGTATTACAGCTATGGATATTGATTATATCAATGCTCATGGAACAAGCACACCGGCAAATGATTCATCTGAAACAAAAGCAATTAAATATGCTTTAGGTGAAGAAGCTGCTGCTAAAGTTGCTATCTCAAGCTCGAAAAGCATGACAGGTCACTTATTAGGTGCAGCTGGCGGAATCGAATCTGTTGTTTGTGTTAAAGCAATCCAAGATGATTTCCTACCACCAACTATTGGCTTGAAAGAACAAGATGAAAATTGTGACTTAGACTATATTGCTAATACAGGACGCGCGAAAGAAGTACGTTATGCCTTAAATAACTCACTTGGTTTCGGCGGTCACAATGCCGTTTTATGCTTTAAGAAATGGGAGGAAGCGTAG
- the fabG gene encoding 3-oxoacyl-[acyl-carrier-protein] reductase, whose amino-acid sequence MDLKGKTVVVTGSSRGIGEAIAEEFAKQGANIVLNARKPISDDMIQKLTAFGVKVETILGDISDFEVAKTIIEKTKEIFGSVDVLVNNAGINRDKLLMRMDEEDFDVTYQVNLKGSFNTIRHALPIMLKQRSGSIINISSVVGETGNPGQANYAASKAGIIGLTKSVAREAASRGITCNAITPGFIETDMTAALSEKNQKAMLEQIPLKKFGKTKDIAEAAVFLSKSDYITGQTIRVNGGMYM is encoded by the coding sequence TTGGATTTAAAAGGAAAAACGGTTGTTGTAACAGGTAGTTCCCGTGGGATTGGCGAAGCAATTGCTGAAGAGTTTGCAAAACAAGGTGCGAACATTGTTTTAAACGCTAGAAAACCAATTTCAGATGATATGATTCAGAAACTAACCGCTTTTGGTGTAAAAGTTGAAACGATTCTTGGCGATATTAGCGACTTTGAAGTAGCAAAAACAATTATTGAGAAAACAAAAGAGATTTTCGGAAGTGTTGATGTATTAGTTAACAATGCCGGAATTAATAGAGATAAATTATTAATGCGTATGGATGAAGAAGACTTTGATGTGACTTACCAAGTCAACTTAAAAGGCTCTTTTAATACCATTCGTCATGCATTACCAATCATGTTGAAACAACGTTCTGGATCAATTATTAATATTTCAAGTGTTGTCGGTGAAACAGGTAACCCAGGTCAAGCTAATTATGCGGCAAGTAAAGCTGGTATTATTGGTTTAACAAAATCTGTTGCTCGTGAAGCGGCATCAAGAGGGATTACGTGTAATGCTATTACACCTGGTTTTATTGAAACAGATATGACAGCTGCGCTTTCTGAGAAAAATCAAAAAGCTATGCTAGAACAAATTCCATTGAAAAAATTTGGAAAAACAAAAGATATTGCAGAAGCTGCTGTCTTTTTAAGTAAGAGTGACTATATTACGGGCCAAACCATTCGTGTGAATGGCGGCATGTACATGTAA
- the fabD gene encoding ACP S-malonyltransferase yields MSLAFVYSGQGAQYFGMGKELYDNYEIVRSVFQQASEVLGYDMADLCFEENENLHLTEYTQPAILTVSYAIDQLLASEGIQPTHLAGLSLGEYTALVKANAFSFNEGLKLVAKRGKFMTEAAPTGTGKMVAVMNTDREIIEDVCRQASETAYVAPANYNMPTQIVIGGEVEGVDKAVALLEEKGVRRMIPLQVSGPFHTALLHPAAIKLAELLKDLTINEPNLPVIGNTMADVMTGDQIPYLLEKQVESAVKWEDAVQKMISMGVDTFVEVGPGKTLSKFIKKIDKQVTVYNVEDLASLQNTLEGLNA; encoded by the coding sequence ATGTCACTGGCATTTGTTTACAGTGGTCAAGGTGCTCAGTATTTTGGTATGGGTAAAGAGCTGTATGATAATTATGAAATTGTCCGCTCTGTTTTTCAACAAGCAAGTGAAGTTCTTGGCTATGATATGGCTGATCTTTGCTTTGAAGAAAATGAAAACCTCCATTTAACTGAATACACGCAACCAGCAATTCTGACCGTTAGTTATGCGATCGATCAACTTCTTGCTTCAGAAGGTATCCAACCGACACATCTTGCCGGATTGAGCCTTGGAGAATATACAGCACTGGTGAAAGCCAATGCTTTTTCTTTTAATGAGGGGTTGAAATTGGTTGCTAAACGCGGCAAATTTATGACTGAAGCAGCACCAACCGGTACTGGTAAAATGGTTGCTGTCATGAATACTGATCGTGAAATTATAGAAGACGTTTGTCGACAAGCTTCTGAAACAGCTTATGTAGCACCTGCCAACTATAATATGCCAACACAAATTGTGATTGGTGGCGAAGTTGAAGGGGTAGATAAAGCCGTTGCTTTATTAGAAGAAAAAGGTGTGCGTCGAATGATTCCACTTCAAGTGAGTGGCCCATTCCATACTGCCTTATTACATCCAGCTGCTATTAAGCTAGCTGAACTGTTAAAAGATTTAACCATTAACGAGCCAAACTTGCCCGTTATTGGCAATACCATGGCAGATGTCATGACTGGGGATCAAATCCCATACTTATTAGAAAAACAAGTTGAATCAGCGGTTAAATGGGAAGATGCCGTTCAAAAAATGATTTCAATGGGTGTCGATACATTTGTTGAAGTTGGTCCCGGAAAAACATTAAGTAAGTTTATTAAAAAAATCGATAAGCAAGTCACTGTTTATAATGTGGAGGATTTAGCTTCCTTACAAAACACACTTGAAGGACTAAACGCTTAA